The segment GATCTTTAACCAAGACTcatcttttgatgatgacaactataaGGACAAAAAATGACAAGTCAAGCACAATATTTAAGCAGTTAAAGATGCAAACCCAAGTGTTACGGTTTTATAAAATTGACTATCCAAAGAAGGAAAACAAAGTGGAAATAATCTAAAGCCTCAAGTGATCTCAAGTAGTGTTAAATCAAAAGATAGTATATGACAAAGGGCTTGTAGAAAAGGAGTTAATCCCCTAATTTAGTAAGTGAGTGAACTTATGTAAGTAAAGAACATCTTTTGTAAAAGTATAAGGCTACAAGCACACTCACACACTAAGACCTTTTTCAAAATGCTTTGCCAAAAGAAAACGCATTGAAAAACATATGGAAGTTGTATCAAATGTATCAGGAGAAGTCAAAATAGCCATGGACAAAATTTTGACtttttctaatcgattagaacAAATAGCCAATAAATTAGAAATGCACAAACTTGATGCCCAAGCTAGTTTGATTGTACCTTGATTCTATACAACGATTATATTTCTTAAACTCCAATTTTGAAAATCTATCATCAATTGTTTTTTAACATCTAATCGATTAGCATTTTTGCTCTAATTGAGTAGCTAACGACAAAATGCATTGATTGCAAATTCCttttttggaaaacttcaagGATATGGTATATGGATAGAGGCTCCTTTTCTCATTTCAAATCATCCAGAATAATCTTTTGACACTTCCATATCCCGCACACTCTCTCTAAACTTTTATTTAACTTTCTCTCAATAGATGTTATAGCCAAATGCTTTTGTGAGAAAAGTTCATTTGAGAGTAAGGATACTTTTGTAATTCTGAAAAGGGTAGAATTGTAAAATTCACCAAGTGAATATTTTGTATACACCTTGGTTGAATACTGTCTAATTAGGGACTATTTCTGGTTCAAAGCTAAACCCGATAAAAGCTTGGGTTTGGGAATTGTGTGATCAGTTCTAGGTTTTAGTTGAAGATTAGCCACTATTAAAATTTTCATTGGTTCTAGGTTAGCCAGGtccaaaccaagataagttgaAGATTAGTCTGATATTAAAATCTTCATAGGTTAGAGATTATCCCGCTCAAATCTTGTAGGTTTTTTAGTTTGTCCTGGTAAAACCAAAGGTGTTGAGCTTAGATATTTTGGAACTTGAAGACTAACCGCTCAAAGGTCTTTGTTTGTGAAAAGAAGACTAACTACTTCAACCCACTGTTGAGAAGGAAGATTGGCCACTTCACTCTCAGCAATATATTGAAGAAAAGGCGCAAATGCCCATATCTATCATCTTGAAATATTTGGTTAAAGATCAACCATCAttttcttgtataagggggttcgtgagTCTTTCCGACTAAAAGGTTTCAACTAttattggaaactctcaagacTAATTCTTGGAGACAGGACTATGTCATTTTTTACTGAACCTGTATAATTCttggtgttcttcttcttcttctattaactatttaatttctgcaatttacttTTTGCTGCttagtttttgaaaatgtttttaaactctgattttaCCTTCCAAAGGTTTTCAAAACCAAGTTTTTcaaaccacacaattcacccccctcttgtgTGTCAAGTCTCAAGTCCAACACAAGATGGTGAAGTAAAAAAGCAATAAAGAATACAAGCAATTGTTTATCCAATTTAGTTAAACTACAACTACATCTAAGGAGAACTCTACCCAAGAAAGAAAACCAACACTTTTATAGAATTAGTACAAAGTGTCTTAGATGAACAAGCCCATTGTTCAATGCCACACTTCTTAATTTTACCCTAGTGTATTTCTATTTAGGGTactccccctaaatatgagaaaCTCCTTAtcactttctctcaatcactaaTTCCAAGTGATCAACATCAATAAACACAATGATGAATGTTGAATTGCAACTCAACTAAACAAACAAATTACTATGCCTTATGAAAGAAGCAATAGTGTGGTGTACATGAAACACAAACAAAGATTCATCCTAAAACTCAAATAAACAATATAGCTCGTGGTCTTCAAGGCATGGAAATAGTCTCTATATATAACAATTCATAGTTGGGCTTTTCTCCTTGGATTTTTGGCAAAAATCTCGTCCAAATATTGTGAAGATTTGTTTCTCCAAAACACCTCCACtacaagatttgatttgattttaattcaaatttaaatttccatgatttaaatttaacctaattaaataatCAACCAAATCTGATTGCTAAAAGATAGCAACAATCCTTGTTgcataaataacataaaaatgcGTTCCAAGTTACTAAAAAAACGCGCGTGCACCACAGTAGTATTGTCCTGCAGACAAGGGATAAATGTTGCACACATGATGAGATATGTGTTTCCACATGTGTATATCTTCACATAAACAGCTTGAACATATCATGTTGTTTTGCATAATGCAGTCTATCCAAAAGGAACAACAAACATGTATGATTTGTTTTCTCTATCGGATAAAATTTCTACAGCGTTGAAactcattcttcttcttttttttgttacAAACTTGTTCTCTTTTTATTGACTAGTATTTTGACCATAATTGATAATCTAACATCAGAATAAATTTCCgtttaataattgattattttcaTCCAAATAGAAGATTCTTGGattatcaatttaattaatcaattgtGAATTGACATTatcaatattaatatattattattaagttATGTTATAGATTATTAATTATTAACGAATTGTTTGATTGAATTTGTGTTCGAATGAATTGTgatgaatttttaaataattttatgtgATCACAATAGATCGGGCATggatacaaattaaataaaacctTTTGATATAATTATTCATATTGAGCATGTATTTTCAATTTGAATCGCTCAAAATTGATATCTGGTTAGTTACGAATAGGAATGACAAAATTTGAACTTATGAAAAGTCTCAGTCCTCAGTAGTGTAACCATTTAAATATTATCCCATAAGAGAATTAATAATACTCTAAAAAACCATAACGAATTCTAAAAGGTACATAATTATTTATCATATATTGtctgaaaaatatttaaattgacaTGAACATAACATTTAGTTTTATATACaattaatcataatttttttattaattaaaaaataaaaataaaattttctctcTGGTTCATTATCACAACCACCTCAAAATTCTAATTAAAAcagaaattatattttaaataaattttaaaatttgtttcttATCAGTTGTTGTTAACAATAAGATTTTATGTTCCTTTCCATAGAAGTATTTTTCTTATTGTCTAATCTTATTTATTAGTATATCAATATCAATAAATTAAATTCTTCATCCTACATACTTGTCACTATCAGTATTCTTTTCGTGCATGATATCAATAATATAGAATTGGGCTACACTATAGTAGCACTGTATCTTGAGGAAAAGGGCCACAGAAAGAGTCAAGACATTAAGTTGTACTGTATGTGCAAAATCTGGTCTCATTTCATACGTTAACCAAAACATTGGCTAATTCTACTAAACCTAATTTCAAGCAAATTGGTCCAATCACGTGAAATAAAGCGTGTGCTTCATCAAGTTGAAATCATCACTCACTTAATCCTTAATTTTTTTACCAACCTGCCACTAATATGAAAACATAATACCAATATGACACAAGttgaaaaaaaaataccaaaatgcCACCTTTTATCCATTGGTTCGGTCAGGGCTTGGACGAAAGCATGCAATTTTTTTTTCCCAGTTGGGGTTCGGCCAGGAGTTGGTTCACCCTTAATTGggtattttttttcgttttttttcttttaattgttttaaataattttttaattataacaattgtttttttattatatataatgactaaaatatattaaaaattaaaaattgtaataattaaaaaaataaatatatgctaataatttttttttattcaagaCATAAACGGTTACAAGGAAAAAAAgcctatttttttttgttttggctTTGGTTGGACCATATGACCCCCTGTGTGACATTTTCTGGGTTTCTTTGGTCGCGTACCCCTGCGTAACGGTTGGTCATCGTTTGGTGGAGGTTGCCTTTGTGGAGAATCGTCGCTTGAAAGATCATCATTTTGATGTGACGTATCGCCATCCACATAGAAAGCTAGTTGTTCTGCAGTTATTGTCGGTAAATTATCAAGTATTTCATCATCAGTGATTTCAACGAGTGGTTGATTTGAAGCCACAAAGGTTTGTGGCATTTGTGCTTGAAATTGTGGAAAGTAGACATTCGTAGTGTCAAATGTATATTGTGGTTGGGAGAGTGAAGGGGCAGAGGAATGCGGTTGAGATTGGGAGTATGACTGGTCGATGTCGAGTTGAGGGATTGGGGTGTGATGTAGTGGTGGTCgaagtgttgattgttgttgatattgttcttGGTGGTAGTAGTAGTTTGTTTGGGGGGTTGAGGAGTAAGGACTTGGAATTTGAGATGGTGTGGCAaaaaatgtgtgttgttgtgtggTTTGAGTGTGTTGGTATATTTGTGGCAATGAAGATGTTTGTGGTTGGAATtgtatttgttggaattgtgtttgttggaattgtgtTGTTGGTTGAAATTGTGGTGTTGGTTGGAATTGTGTTGTTAGTTGGAATTGTGTTGTTGGTTGAAATGATTGTGGGATTTCTTGATGAAAGGTGGTATGTGGGGCTgtttcttgtgttgatgaagaGGAGGCATAATGATGCGGGTCTGCCAAATACGATTCTTGCGACAAATATATTAATTGAATATTTCTTAATCATTGCATATATTCATCGGTGTGTTGTAAAGTAGTACTCATATCACCtgtcattattaatttttttctatctTTCCACTCGTTGTTCTCATGAATGTTCAAATCAGTATAAGCAACATCCTTTATATCGTTCTTCGTTATTGTGTGGTGTTCTTCAAGACATCTCGGGGGTTGAGGGATGTTTCGAGTAAACCCAAATTGAAGTCTAACTCTGTCAGCGTGATGCATTTCCACCATATGAAAACAAATAATATAGGTAGTTGCACTCCACGCCCGAGCTTCTCGTTGAACACAACGTGGATATTTTGCGTAAGGCATCCACAAAAACTGtaagacataaataaatataagagtcGTATTCACGTAGATGAAAGATTTAATATATGGCTTGGTAAAAAACTTACATCTCCAACGACCATGTGATCCAATATGAAACGATATCCATCTAGATAAGCATTCGGAGATGCGAAATACTCCATACCTCGTTGTGCAAATCTTGCATATTTAAAAAGTGTAATTGGAAATATGCGTTAGTTTAGTGGTAAAATAAATATATGGAATAAAGAATTTATCTAACGGCGTATGGATAAGATGGAGCAATTTCACTCCTTGGAGCAAGTCGTGGAATGCGATAGTAGGTCCACGCAGCGAGAAGGAGTGAGCAGCCTGCAACACTCTTGACTCCTTTTCGACATGCTTTGCACATCTCCCTGTAAAGGTAACACAAACACGCAGACCCCCAACTCTATTGGCCGCATTTATCAAGATCTTTGACAACCATTGGATGCATTACGTTTGGGTTCGGCCAACCCCTAGACGCACAACCTTGTGGTTCGGCCAACCCCTGGACGGACTGAAACATGTTTTGTCCTTTTCCTGGACAACCCCCTACGTGTCCAGTTTTGGTTGGCATAGTTTAAATACCCATTCAATTGTAGAGCTACACACATTCAAACACACATAGAAAAATTATAATTTCAGTCAATGGCTCAGAGAAACATAATTCTTTCAGTGCACTACAATGGTATTATCAGTAACGATCTAACAAACGGTTTTTCGTTTAGCAATACCGAAACGAAACGTTTCAAAGTGCATTGTAGGTCCGATTTTATGCATTTGAAGGAACAGATTGAATCAAAATTGCAAATTtctgtaagtgaaattatttatcGACTTCCGTTATTTAATGGAGACAACAGTAACATTTTTTACGTCATGAAACAAATAGAGGAAGACAATGGCGTTAAAGTGATGTTCGAATGTCACAATTCGTTTGCTCCTCTTGACTCGGTCGAGTTATATGTTCGTATTATTAGTCCTGTCGTTAACCAAACGCAAGAGTCGCATTCGCATCAATACGGTATGAGCCAACCCACTGATGAAGAGCCAACACAAAACAACGAACCGGTTATACCCAACGAAGATGTGGATGAGTACAGTGACGATGAAATACAAGAAGTGCGATATGAAGATCTTTTTGGTGATGACAATGACACAGATATTGTTGTGCCATCGCAGCCTACAAACGCACAACCGATTAGCATGTCGCCCCACCGGAGCACATGCGAAATATCTGTTTAGAAGAGTCACAATTTGAATCAATATTTGGTTCGCACAAAACAAACTATAGTGATGTTGATTTATATGAGGGAATGGAGTTTGAAGACAAGGAGGAGTGTGTTGCTGCTATACAACATTAGCATATCACCAACAATCTTGATTATTGGGTGTACAAATCTGATAAGAACAGATACGTGATCAAATGCAAGAATCCAGATTGATCATTCAAATGTAGAGCTTCAATTCGCAAGAAGAACTCCAAGTGGACGATAGGTAAGCTGAGTGGACCACATGTCTGCACAACCACTTCAATGTCGCAAGACCATAGACAACTTACATCAGATATTGTCTCTCACTGCATCAGGGATCTAGTTAACACCGACCCATTAATAAAGGTAAAGCTCATAATCTCTCATATTACAGGAAAGTATGGTTATAATATATCGTATAGGAAAGCGTGGATTGCAAAGGTAAAGGCCATAAAATCCCTGTATGTAAACTGGGAGACATCTTACAATGACCTTCCACAATGGTTATTGGTAATGAAAACATATCTTCCTGGAATGATAATAGACTTGGAAACGTTACCTGCATTTTCAAACGAAGGAAGCCAGTTGGGTGATAAGATGATATTCCATCGTCTATTTTGGGCTTTTCAACCATGCATCCATGGTTTTGCATATTGCAAGCCAATTGTTCAAGTCGACGGGACATGGTTGTATGGAAGGTACAGAGGGACCTTGTTGATGGCTGTGGCGCAGGATGGGAATGGTAACATTTTTCCAATTGCTTTCGCTATTGTCGAGGGTGAAACCAAGGATGCTTGGAGTTTTTTCCTTCGCAATCTAAGAAACCACGTGACACCCCAACCCAATCTATGCCTAATATCAGACAGACATCCATCGATTAAAAGTGCCTATGATGATCCTGCAAATGGATGGCAAAATCCTCCGTCTTCACATGTCTACTGCATTAGGCATATCGCGCAAAACTGTATGCGTGCGATTAGAGACAAGGAACTACGTAAAAAACTCGTCAACATGGGTGATAGTCTAATTTTATTAATAGTACATTTGTCAATTGTTCTTTGTCGTTTTCTTGACATATTTATTATTTGTAACAGGATATGCATTGACGGAGTCAACGTACAACTACTATAGAACCGAAATTCGTCAGACAAATAGAGATtctttggagtggattgaaaatatCCCCAAGGAGAAGTGGGCAAGCGCGTTTGATAGAGGGCAACGATGGGGACACATGACGACTAACCTTGCAGAAGCAATGAACTCTATGCTAAAGGCAACCAGAAACCTTCCAATAGCTTCTTTGGTATCGGCCACATATTTTCGGATGGGAGCATTATTTGGTCAATATGGACATGAATGGACAAAGAGGTTGACATCAGGCCAAACTTTTACAGACAAGTGTATCAAGGGGATGACTGAAGAAGTCAACAAAGCAAGCAGTCATAATGTTTATCAGTTCGACCGGGAGAGATTCTATTTTATGGTGGCCGAAAGAATAAACCGCAACGATGGTCAACCAACTGGTACTTACGGTGTTGATCTACGAAAAAGAACCTGTGATTGCGGAAAATTTCAAGCGTTTCATTTGCCTTGCTCACATGCTATTGCAGCATGTGAAAGTATACGCCAAGACTACACCATTCACATACCCGACGTGTTTAAGATTCAACATGTTTTTAAAGTCTACCAACAAAGCTTCCAGATCCTCCCACATCAAGACAATTGGCCGCAATATAGAGGAGCTACTCTTTGTCATGACGAAACTATGCGTAGGAAAAAAAGAGGT is part of the Vicia villosa cultivar HV-30 ecotype Madison, WI unplaced genomic scaffold, Vvil1.0 ctg.001848F_1_1, whole genome shotgun sequence genome and harbors:
- the LOC131636886 gene encoding uncharacterized protein LOC131636886 — protein: MSQDHRQLTSDIVSHCIRDLVNTDPLIKVKLIISHITGKYGYNISYRKAWIAKVKAIKSLYVNWETSYNDLPQWLLVMKTYLPGMIIDLETLPAFSNEGSQLGDKMIFHRLFWAFQPCIHGFAYCKPIVQVDGTWLYGRYRGTLLMAVAQDGNGNIFPIAFAIVEGETKDAWSFFLRNLRNHVTPQPNLCLISDRHPSIKSAYDDPANGWQNPPSSHVYCIRHIAQNCMRAIRDKELRYALTESTYNYYRTEIRQTNRDSLEWIENIPKEKWASAFDRGQRWGHMTTNLAEAMNSMLKATRNLPIASLVSATYFRMGALFGQYGHEWTKRLTSGQTFTDKCIKGMTEEVNKASSHNVYQFDRERFYFMVAERINRNDGQPTGTYGVDLRKRTCDCGKFQAFHLPCSHAIAACESIRQDYTIHIPDVFKIQHVFKVYQQSFQILPHQDNWPQYRGATLCHDETMRRKKRGRPNSTRIRTEMDDVEKEKRMCGICREVGHIRSKCPNVAGPSNRP